In Gemmatimonadota bacterium, one DNA window encodes the following:
- a CDS encoding DUF4159 domain-containing protein: MRPARLLLPAAGLVAAALLAGAAVPSGATARGPRLAVARLQYEGDDWYANPSSLPNLIAAIRERTTLAVEPREIRTTLADERLWDYPFLHLTGHGNIKFSDADAARLREYLLRGGFLHADDNYGLDEHFRREIAKVFPDRKLVDVPLDHPIYRIVYPFPEGLPKIHEHDAKPARGYGIFIGDRLAVFYSHESDLGNGWEDIGTYADDPPAAHEAAIRMGVNLFVYAVTSGPGR, encoded by the coding sequence ATGCGCCCCGCCCGCCTCCTGCTGCCCGCTGCCGGCCTCGTCGCCGCGGCGTTGCTCGCGGGCGCCGCCGTGCCGTCGGGCGCCACCGCGCGCGGTCCGCGCCTCGCCGTCGCGCGCCTCCAGTACGAGGGCGACGACTGGTACGCCAACCCGTCGAGCCTCCCGAACCTCATCGCGGCCATCCGTGAGCGCACCACGCTCGCCGTCGAGCCGCGCGAGATCCGCACCACTCTGGCCGATGAGCGGCTCTGGGACTACCCGTTCCTCCACCTCACCGGCCACGGCAACATCAAGTTCAGCGACGCCGACGCCGCGCGCCTCCGCGAGTACCTGCTGCGCGGCGGCTTCCTCCACGCCGACGACAACTACGGCCTCGACGAGCACTTCCGTCGCGAGATCGCCAAGGTCTTCCCCGACCGCAAGCTCGTCGACGTGCCGCTCGACCATCCGATCTACCGCATCGTCTACCCGTTCCCGGAAGGCCTGCCGAAGATCCACGAGCACGACGCCAAGCCGGCGCGCGGCTACGGGATCTTCATCGGCGACCGGCTCGCGGTGTTCTATTCGCACGAGAGCGACCTCGGCAACGGCTGGGAGGACATCGGGACCTATGCCGATGACCCGCCCGCGGCGCACGAGGCCGCGATCCGGATGGGCGTGAACCTCTTCGTCTACGCCGTCACCAGCGGGCCCGGCCGATGA
- the rsmI gene encoding 16S rRNA (cytidine(1402)-2'-O)-methyltransferase yields MTDPGAATPGTLHIVSTPIGNLGDLTLRAIEVLQQANAILAEDTRHSRVLCERHAIRTPLLAYHEHNESEATPRFVERLLAGESFALITDAGTPMVSDPGHRLVVAAIAAGVTVSPVPGASALLAALAAGGLPTDRFTFYGFLPRKGGERTRTLAEIVALPHTAALYEAPGRVAETLADLAAAGAGGRQTVVARELTKQYEEFRRGTVEELAQYYSRTEPRGEVVLLVAGAPPVALDEAALRAQAATLRAEGLSARDVVRVLMETAHAPRNLAYRIAHE; encoded by the coding sequence GTGACCGATCCCGGCGCGGCGACGCCCGGGACGCTCCACATCGTCAGCACCCCCATCGGGAACCTCGGCGACCTCACGCTCCGCGCGATCGAGGTGCTCCAGCAGGCGAATGCCATCCTTGCCGAGGACACGCGCCACTCGCGCGTCCTCTGCGAACGGCACGCCATCCGCACGCCGCTGCTCGCCTACCACGAGCACAACGAGTCCGAGGCGACGCCGCGGTTCGTCGAGCGGCTCCTCGCCGGCGAGTCGTTCGCGCTGATCACCGACGCGGGCACGCCCATGGTGTCCGATCCCGGCCATCGGCTCGTCGTCGCGGCCATCGCGGCCGGCGTGACGGTCTCGCCGGTCCCGGGGGCGTCGGCGCTGCTCGCGGCGCTCGCCGCCGGCGGACTGCCCACCGATCGCTTCACCTTCTACGGGTTCCTCCCGCGGAAGGGCGGGGAGCGGACCCGCACCCTCGCCGAGATCGTCGCGCTCCCGCACACCGCGGCGCTCTACGAGGCGCCCGGTCGCGTGGCGGAGACGCTGGCCGATCTCGCCGCCGCCGGCGCCGGTGGCCGGCAAACCGTTGTGGCGCGGGAACTGACCAAACAGTACGAGGAGTTCCGCCGAGGAACGGTAGAGGAGCTGGCGCAGTACTATTCGCGGACGGAGCCGCGGGGCGAGGTGGTGCTGCTCGTCGCCGGGGCACCACCCGTGGCCCTCGACGAGGCGGCGTTGCGCGCCCAGGCGGCGACGCTGCGGGCCGAGGGGTTGAGCGCACGCGATGTCGTGCGCGTATTGATGGAGACCGCGCACGCCCCACGGAACCTCGCTTACCGGATCGCCCACGAGTGA